The nucleotide sequence ATATATGCAGGTCCAGTGTCTACGTACTCGATTCAGAGAACCTCACCCCTCTTTATGCTGAGCGTATGGCTGAGATAATTGCAACTGAAATAAGAAAAGAAATAAAGGATATACAGATACTGGAAACATATCATAACACAGGTTGTGAATCCACAGAATGTGCTTTGGATGAATCGGCCAATACACCGGCATCCCACGTTTTTATACTCAGGACTGAAATTGTTAGGCTGACCAGAGAAACGGTTTTTTCATTCAAGAACATTAGATATGCTTTTGGATCCGATAAACTCCTTGATCAATCCGACCAGGAATTGAATAAACTGTTGGAACTATTGAAAAAGTACCCTGATATGAGGATTGAGCTAACCTCTCATACGAGTTCCCGGGGCAACGAGCTGGCAAACTTTCAACTTTCACAAAAACGGGCGGCGGCTGTTGAAAAATGGCTCTTGGATAGAGGAATAGACAAAAACCAAGTAAGTTCTCGCGGTTTTGGGCAGATGCGTCCATATACCATAAGTGAAGATGAAGCGGAAGAATTCCCTTTTCTACAAAAAGATGATATCCTTACATCCCAGTTTATTGCGTCACTTGAGACACTGGAACAGCAGGACATAGCCGCTTCCTTAAATAGAAGAACTGAAGTCGAGATACTTGTTTTTTCTTATGAGGGCCAGTTCGAAGGCCCCATAGAAATAAGTCTCTTTCAGGTTACTCCTGACACTTCAGATTTGGATAGCGGTTTCTTTTTCCCGATTGTACATCCAGGTGTCCCGCGAAACTTTTTTGGAACAGAAGAAGACCTTTTCTTAGAAGTAGAAGTCATGATAAATAACATCGTGACCAGTCTTGAAATAGTGTCATGTGAAACCGGCAATACCCCTCCCCTTGCCCTGACCGAACTGATACCCGCTGAAAATGACTCTCTTATTGTTGTGAAGCTAAGAGGATCTGATAAAGACAATAATCCACTAATCTTCTCAATCACCACTTTGCCCCAGAACGGGCAACTGTTTCAGACCTCCGATGGTGTTACACTGGGTAATACCATCAATACTACCCCCATTGAAGCTATCAATTCCGACAATTTGGTCCTTTATGTGCCTGCCGGTGACTCAACTGTGGCAGACTCTCTTTCTTTCAGGGCATTCGATGGTGAAGCTTTCAGTGAATCGGCCGATATCTATATTGGATCCTACAGTTATCTTGATGTTATCCTTAACAGATATCCATTTCTCGATTATCTGGCTAACTCAACACCGGTTTGGATAATTACTGGAGCCGCCATCATCTATTCGGGGGTTGATTTTGCCATAGGCTGGTACGAGAGCCAGCAACCTCCTGAAAAACCGATGCCACCAAAATTCCCGGATCCCGGGCTAAGATGAAATCTGTGAACCTCATAGAAACCGATAATTCAGAATTTCATTATAGTCCCATGAAACTTCTTTCATTAATGGTTGCCGTGCTTTGCCTCTCTTTTCCATTAAAGGCCCAGTGGACAAAAATTAACATCGAAACATTTGACCAAAATTGGCGGGCAATATCAAGCGTCGATTTAGATGGAGACAATGATCTTGATATCTTGACCCTTGGCAGGCGTACTGATCTGCGTCTTGACTGGTTTAAGAATGATGGGAAAGAAAATTTCGAAAGCAATGTCATTACAAACCTAGAGTTACCAGCAACGGCACCGGCTCATTTGATTGGTGGCGACTTGGATCATGACGGTGACAATGATGTTATCTTTATAGCAAATAAGCTAGGGCTATACTGGTTTGAAAATACCGACGGCAATGGAACATTTTCGGACACTATTAATATTGGTCCAACTACTACAAACAACGTTCAACTTCCACTATTCAGCATCGATATTGACGGTGATGAGGATATTGATATTTTGTCGAAATTTGGTACAGATATAGTCTTCTATGAAAATAACTGCAAACAAAATTCAAGCTGTTGGAGTGGATCTGAAAAACCACAATTCACGAAAAAGACCGTTGGAGAAGGCCTTTACTCAATTGATGTGGTTGATGCCGACGG is from Candidatus Neomarinimicrobiota bacterium and encodes:
- a CDS encoding VCBS repeat-containing protein codes for the protein MKSVNLIETDNSEFHYSPMKLLSLMVAVLCLSFPLKAQWTKINIETFDQNWRAISSVDLDGDNDLDILTLGRRTDLRLDWFKNDGKENFESNVITNLELPATAPAHLIGGDLDHDGDNDVIFIANKLGLYWFENTDGNGTFSDTINIGPTTTNNVQLPLFSIDIDGDEDIDILSKFGTDIVFYENNCKQNSSCWSGSEKPQFTKKTVGEGLYSIDVVDADGDGDLDVLTIGTNESYPSWHKSNASESPASLSFTQYNLMSSINDGRSAAWGDMDGDLDMDIVACSYADHKISWYENDGSENFSEIIIPNDPEVLSKNPFDITVKDFNGDGHLDIVVGNVFSPNIIYYNDGNSDPTFNGKIIAAAPYLFTYMIDASDLDQDGTMDIIYANQRGGS